In Lactuca sativa cultivar Salinas chromosome 5, Lsat_Salinas_v11, whole genome shotgun sequence, the DNA window aaacattgatgtTGATGTGGCACCGTGATAGGTTGTAACCACAACGAGTAgcatgatttttcaaaatttgacAACACATAATATCACAAGTAACCCCAAGTGTTGAATAtgtaacgagagagagagagatgatctAAAGTTTTAATATGCGTCGGTTACATATGTTTCACTATGTAATGTGGATACGTTGATGTAAATTAATTCAATTCAATTAGTTTACATTAGCGTTAAAAATAGGAAATGATTCGTACATAACAGTTTTTtgccatacacaacaattcatgcattatatagttgtataatacaacattttaaagcacaaattgttgtgtattgagaaaaattgttgtgtacgtATCAACTCCCAAAAAATAGCCACAAAAATATGATCTAAAGTTTTAATATGCGTCGTTTAGATATGTTTCCATTATATAACGCGGATACCTTGATGGAAATTAATTCAATTCAATTAGTTTACATGAGCGTTAAAAAATAGCCGAATGATCTTGAATTCGAATCTGCATTGCTTAATAAATCCACAAAAATACGATAATTATTGATATCATAAATTGATATAGTTAACTTATCTATTTGACCATATGAAAACTTCTCACAACTAGCTATAGAAAATATTATACATGTCACATCATCTTAACTTTCCAAGAAATTATACAAATctgttttatataaaaatacaaatCTGATAAGGAAGCAAACTTCGCTGAAAGAATTGCCATGAGGTGTTTATATCTAGTTTCTATTCATACAATTAGGCAATAAACTTTCATAAAAAATGGGAAAGCTCGAGAATGATTCCATGATAAACCATTTCAGCCACGAACACCCCTTGAAACTTCAACAAGTGCAAGCTCAGATCGCAAGTCAAACCACATGTCAAGCATGTAATCAGAGCGTTTGTGGATCGGTTTATTCTTGTGTCTCATGCAATTTCTACCTTCATAAAACATGTTCAAATCTTCCTCGAACATTAAAACACAAGAGCGATCAACAACATAATCTTGCTCTTTTATCTTCTCCCGCATATCCAGAAGGCGTTTTCAAATGTAACGCATGTGGATCTCAAGGGAAAGGGTTCTCGTACCATTGCCCCGATTGTCAACTTGATTTGCATGTCGTTTGTGCTTCTATGCCGCTCTTGATAGACCATGTCGCCCATGATGATCACAAACTTAGCCTTTGTTTTAAACCACCTTACGAAAACCAAGCGTTCAGTTGTGATATCTGTAAGGAACCTGGCTCGAACCAGTGGCTCTACCGATGTGGTTTATGTGAGTTTGATGCTCATATGAAGTGTGCCAAATCTAGAACAACCACTTCTCGATCAGTACTACCAAAGTCCACTAGTCTCCCTCACCATTCCTCAACACCACGTCCACCACCATCCCCAACTCCGGCACCACCACCCATCCAAATATTTTACTCATCTCCGTCGCCGGCACAGTATCCTCAAGTACTACTGAAGTCTACAAGTCTACCTTCTTATGACACTCACCAGTACTTCTCATCACCACCACAACACCCAACTCCGCCGCCACAGCCACATGCACATAGTCAACCATATTACTCCCAGACGCCACAATATCAACATCCTCAACCACAAGTGAGCCACTACCAAGCTACACCAACAATGGGTGTTCCTCAGTATGTGCAGCCTTCAAGGCAAACTGGTTTAGTCAATAACATGGCTGGGCATGCCGTTGAAGGTTTAGTCGGTAGTGTGACGCAGGAAATAATACAGGCGGTTTTCGAAGGAATGAGTTCGTAAATCAAATTAATATTAGAACCATTTCTTTCTATTTGAATTTTATTTGGTGAGTTTCGTTCGTGTTTGTGCAACTCGTGTATTAAATTTCTACCGTGTTTAATGAATAATGGGTATGGATCCATCTAATCAAATGAGAATGTTTTCTTTCTCTAATTTGTTTTCGCAACGTTGAAGAAGCCGGCCGAATTCACTTGAATGAAAGTATTGCGGTTTTCTTGGAAGCCCCGGTGGCCTTTAGAGGTGCTCGTTATACTTAGCATATATATCTCGGTGAAACCAATAATTAGTAGCCGAACACATATACAATTTACTTTGTCTATGGGAGCTTCGAAGCATCCGAAGTAGGTTACCTTCATTGTAAAACTAATAATCTTTGATTGGATACTATGATCATTTTTCTATATGAAAGTCAATTAGGAAAATCTTTATGTAAAATCCTAAGGTTGCTTTTAGTCACTGAATTCTTGTTGGTAAATTGCATAATAATTCATATGTTTGATTCTTGTTAgcaaaatatatatcaaaatttattTATAAGATGCTTGGAAATTATAGAGAAGATCATTTGTCTAAGTTGGCTTGGCATATAAGTTTGTTTTAATTAAGCATCAAACAGCCAGCTTTCGAACTCTAAACGCTCTAAGATATCAAGGCAGCTTCGACCGTTGTTTTTCACATGCTATAATCTCCAAGCATCCTTTAAATGTGAGGAATcggttttttttcaattttttttgagGTTTTTTTCGAAAAGGTTATATAAAACTTGAAGATTACGGGCATGCATGCTAATTAAAAGagccaaataaaaaaaatgtaatggCTTATAAAAAAATAGTTGAGGTTAATATGAGAAACTCCAATAACCAACAATTCTTTACATGAAAAGCCAAAAAAAAAACACTCAACAATCGTTTACACATTTGGGATTTTAGACAATAATATTGAATTTTAGCATATAATCTTCAAGTTAGTCCTTatatttttagttatattaataataaagtcattgtttttttaacataaaagaaCAGATATAATAAAGTATGGTTACATTTATAAAAATACGTTTTTCCATACAAATATATCACAATAAGATAATATAATCTATTTAACAAAGAGAATATAATAAGATAACAATAAGAAAATaccttttttcaaaacacaaTATAATTACATCAAGATAATACTCACTATCAGAGACTTAGAAAGAGATAATACACTAATACTCTCTGTGAGAAAGagataataaattaatattataataagATAATACCACATTTTAGATAGAGAGGGTAGAATAAGATTACGGTAAGATAATATTGTATGTCAAACAAAAAGAATacaataaaattaataataaaacaaGACCTTCTGCTAgacaaaaattaaaacattatggttattagtaaaataatatacttaatctagtaaataaaatataataagatTATATAAAGAATATAGTAAAATTATAGTTAGATAACATTAGATAGagataatataataatattatcataATACAAGATCATAAGCCAGACAAAGAAAATATATAATAAGATTATAATAGGATAATACCATATATATGTTAAATAGAGAAAATACAATATAATAATGCCCTTTGTAAGTATAACACCCCTCACATGGGTctatttgaaataatatttaataaaatatttcaaaataatatcagagttttaGTTTGTGGAAAAACGATCCCAAagtttaatttaaaatattttacaGAGTTCAAACGCGGATAACGGTCCCAATTAAAAATTTCCAACAAAACATTTAGTGgtttaataaaaacatttcttGCGATAGTGTCATAACAGATATCAAAACAACGTTTAAGAAAACATTACAAACCAAAGGTCTTCTAAATATCAAAAGCTTATGAGTCTCCTAAGCTTCTGAAAATATCTACTAATCTGTAAAGATTTATCAACAAGTTGGTTAGGCTATGTGGAGCCTGATGAGTACAATCTCGGGATTTTACATTATATCGACTGGGTATGAGTGAACACTCAACTCATACACAAATGTACAAACTCATACCTTCTCAAAACAACAAAACATCAATATTCAATTTGGGGCAAAATTTAACTTTTAACAAAGTATATTGTCATTTGTGATAATTTCCATACAAACATCACTGTCAAATAAACCATACCAAGTGAGTGTACCTTGGGTAGCACCTTACAATAATCAAGatccaaaagaaatcaaataaacCAATAACTACTCATGTGAGCTATAACAGAGGTAAAAATCCGGTTTACAAAAGTTCTAGGTTTTTAAACTATCAAAGTATATACAATTTGAGTATATTAGCTCAAAACCAAAATAATGGTCTTAATTTCCCAAGAGATATACTTTAAATAATTTAGTTTCCAAAAAGAGACAAATAAGTCCCATAatattcaaatggttaaaacaaGATCAATCACAATATGTAAGATGTAATGCATGCAACTATTTCCAACCCCTTGTCAATCTCAAATTCCAGCTCACAACAAATATCGGATGCAAATTACTCATAATAGATAGCCAACTTTTGTACTCACATCCGACAACAAAATAATGATGGTCGGGTGTG includes these proteins:
- the LOC111909039 gene encoding uncharacterized protein LOC111909039; translation: MGKLENDSMINHFSHEHPLKLQQVQAQIASQTTCQACNQSVCGSVYSCVSCNFYLHKTCSNLPRTLKHKSDQQHNLALLSSPAYPEGVFKCNACGSQGKGFSYHCPDCQLDLHVVCASMPLLIDHVAHDDHKLSLCFKPPYENQAFSCDICKEPGSNQWLYRCGLCEFDAHMKCAKSRTTTSRSVLPKSTSLPHHSSTPRPPPSPTPAPPPIQIFYSSPSPAQYPQVLLKSTSLPSYDTHQYFSSPPQHPTPPPQPHAHSQPYYSQTPQYQHPQPQVSHYQATPTMGVPQYVQPSRQTGLVNNMAGHAVEGLVGSVTQEIIQAVFEGMSS